A stretch of Hemicordylus capensis ecotype Gifberg chromosome 9, rHemCap1.1.pri, whole genome shotgun sequence DNA encodes these proteins:
- the LOC128334352 gene encoding E3 ubiquitin-protein ligase RNF182-like yields MNYPQTEGEEKVLNDELECKICYQKFNVHSRKPKILDCLHRVCAKCLTKILHVGDGSLCISCPFCRHETELQEDEVEGLPDDTNIMSKIVTKDKTAWSSDCQEVVLTPKNLASSSPSHGSSNCLVITIMEVQRDSTRTPSQNTLSDYYTDHSLDSASVNSHSQLNQDIVSKLCNHVPRILVWLLGFFYFGSLPLGIYLLVIQRVTLGIVCVSLVPSSLTVCLVYGFCQCLCQGMCDCSSIN; encoded by the coding sequence ATGAATTACCCTCAAACGGAAGGGGAAGAAAAAGTACTGAATGATGAGCTGGAATGCAAAATCTGCTACCAGAAGTTTAATGTTCACAGCCGTAAGCCCAAAATTCTGGACTGCCTTCATAGGGTGTGTGCTAAATGCCTGACAAAAATCCTCCATGTTGGAGATGGCTCTCTTTGCATCAGCTGCCCTTTCTGCCGCCATGAAACAGAGCTGCAGGAAGATGAAGTGGAAGGACTCCCTGATGATACAAACATTATGTCCAAAATCGTGACAAAGgacaaaactgcctggagctcagACTGCCAAGAAGTGGTCTTGACGCCAAAGAACTTGGCttcctcaagcccttctcatgggtCATCAAACTGCTTGGTGATCACCATCATGGAAGTACAGAGAGATTCCACAAGGACTCCAAGCCAAAATACCCTCTCGGATTATTACACGGATCACAGCCTCGATTCAGCATCTGTTAACTCTCATAGCCAACTCAATCAAGACATTGTCTCTAAACTTTGTAATCATGTCCCCAGAATACTCGTGTGGCTGcttggatttttctactttggttCTTTGCCACTTGGGATCTATTTGCTGGTGATTCAGAGGGTGACCCTTGGAATTGTCTGTGTTAGTCTTGTTCCATCTAGCCTAACAGTATGTCTTGTGTATGGTTTCTGCCAATGCCTTTGCCAAGGAATGTGTGACTGTTCTTCTATaaactga